From a single Miscanthus floridulus cultivar M001 chromosome 8, ASM1932011v1, whole genome shotgun sequence genomic region:
- the LOC136475707 gene encoding probable LRR receptor-like serine/threonine-protein kinase At1g05700 isoform X2: protein MKLSVAVLLFSILQYASGQPDSRGFISIDCGIPENSSYQDLTSSIIYVSDHGFISSGENRNISSDYISPSLAQRYYNVRFFLDGTRNCYTLRSLVAGNKYFVRAAFYYANYDGLNKLPVFDLYMGATYWHEVKFRDAGAINWMDIIVVAPADYLQVCLVNKGMGTPFISGLDLRPLKSTLYPEANASQSRVLTNANRFNMGPTDKSVVRYPLDPHDRIWLTYGAIPTWNEASATSVVRNYLTDPYDVPSAVMQNAATPSNSSIINFSWDPSDHSVNISSRYFFVFYFAELQSVASNELRQFDIIVNNSTWNKKPYTPPYLFADSFSGMVQGQAQYDISLVATKNATLPPILNAMEIYLVKLIDEIATDPGDARAMIAIQEAFGVCKNWMGDPCAPKAFAWEGLDCTDPPTGIPRITALNLSSSGLAGPITTSFGDLKALQYLDLSHNNLSGSIPNYLGQLPFLVFLDLSSNDLSGSIPYSLLQKSHNGTLSLRPKENGWGTSLCDNHSNSCCHCLICYLHCSAAPNTQGKS, encoded by the exons ATGAAGCTGAGTGTTGCTGTTCTCTTATTCTCTATCTTGCAGTATGCCAGCGGCCAGCCAGATAGCCGAG GTTTCATAAGCATTGACTGTGGCATCCCAGAAAACTCTTCGTACCAAGATCTCACTTCAAGCATAATATATGTCTCTGACCATGGTTTCATCAGCTCGGGAGAAAACCGCAACATCTCCTCAGATTACATCAGCCCATCACTAGCACAGCGCTATTATAATGTCCGCTTCTTTCTAGATGGCACGCGGAATTGCTACACCTTGAGATCCTTGGTTGCCGGAAACAAGTATTTTGTTCGTGCAGCGTTCTATTATGCAAATTATGATGGCCTGAACAAGCTTCCTGTTTTTGATCTATACATGGGGGCAACTTATTGGCATGAAGTTAAGTTCAGGGATGCAGGTGCGATTAATTGGATGGACATCATAGTTGTGGCTCCTGCTGATTACCTGCAAGTTTGTTTGGTGAACAAAGGGATGGGAACTCCGTTTATCTCTGGGCTGGATTTGAGGCCACTGAAGAGTACTCTTTACCCAGAGGCAAATGCTAGTCAATCCCGGGTGCTGACCAATGCCAATCGGTTTAACATGGGGCCCACAGACAAGTCTGTAGTTCG GTACCCATTGGATCCCCATGATCGTATCTGGTTGACATATGGTGCCATCCCAACCTGGAACGAGGCATCCGCTACATCTGTTGTTCGGAATTACCTTACTGATCCCTATGATGTGCCATCTGCCGTCATGCAAAATGCCGCAACACCTTCCAATAGTTCAATAATTAATTTCTCATGGGATCCATCTGATCACTCTGTGAATATCAGCTCCAGATACTTCTTTGTTTTCTACTTTGCTGAGTTGCAGAGTGTAGCGAGCAATGAACTGCGGCAGTTTGATATCATTGTCAATAACAGCACATGGAACAAAAAACCTTATACTCCACCATACCTATTTGCTGATTCCTTTTCTGGTATGGTTCAGGGGCAAGCGCAGTATGACATCTCACTTGTTGCTACAAAGAACGCAACACTCCCACCTATTCTCAATGCCATGGAGATATATTTGGTGAAACTGATAGATGAAATTGCAACAGACCCTGGAGATG CTAGAGCCATGATCGCAATCCAAGAAGCTTTTGGTGTGTGCAAAAATTGGATGGGTGACCCATGTGCTCCAAAAGCTTTTGCATGGGAAGGATTGGACTGTACTGATCCTCCAACTGGTATTCCAAGAATAACAGCATT AAACTTGTCTTCAAGTGGGTTGGCCGGTCCCATCACTACCTCTTTTGGAGATCTGAAAGCACTCCAGTACCT GGATTTGTCACACAATAACTTGTCtggctccattccaaattatctTGGGCAGCTTCCATTTCTAGTATTTCT GGATCTCTCCAGCAATGATCTTTCTGGATCAATTCCTTACAGTCTTCTTCAAAAATCCCACAATGGGACTCTATCACTAAG GCCCAAAGAAAATGGATGGGGCACTTCTCTCTGCGATAATCATTCCAATAGTTGCTGCCATTGCCTTATTTGTTATCTTCATTGTTCTGCTGCTCCGAACACTCAAGGAAAAAG CTAG
- the LOC136475707 gene encoding putative leucine-rich repeat receptor-like protein kinase At2g19210 isoform X1, whose protein sequence is MKLSVAVLLFSILQYASGQPDSRGFISIDCGIPENSSYQDLTSSIIYVSDHGFISSGENRNISSDYISPSLAQRYYNVRFFLDGTRNCYTLRSLVAGNKYFVRAAFYYANYDGLNKLPVFDLYMGATYWHEVKFRDAGAINWMDIIVVAPADYLQVCLVNKGMGTPFISGLDLRPLKSTLYPEANASQSRVLTNANRFNMGPTDKSVVRYPLDPHDRIWLTYGAIPTWNEASATSVVRNYLTDPYDVPSAVMQNAATPSNSSIINFSWDPSDHSVNISSRYFFVFYFAELQSVASNELRQFDIIVNNSTWNKKPYTPPYLFADSFSGMVQGQAQYDISLVATKNATLPPILNAMEIYLVKLIDEIATDPGDARAMIAIQEAFGVCKNWMGDPCAPKAFAWEGLDCTDPPTGIPRITALNLSSSGLAGPITTSFGDLKALQYLDLSHNNLSGSIPNYLGQLPFLVFLDLSSNDLSGSIPYSLLQKSHNGTLSLRLGNNSNLFGNGTYYGSGPKKMDGALLSAIIIPIVAAIALFVIFIVLLLRTLKEKARRRVADPKDETTLLENREFSYRELKHITNNFNLEIGKGGFGAVFLGYLENGKPVAVKLRSESSSQGGKEFLAEVNGNELKELDVPRFHLSSPHEI, encoded by the exons ATGAAGCTGAGTGTTGCTGTTCTCTTATTCTCTATCTTGCAGTATGCCAGCGGCCAGCCAGATAGCCGAG GTTTCATAAGCATTGACTGTGGCATCCCAGAAAACTCTTCGTACCAAGATCTCACTTCAAGCATAATATATGTCTCTGACCATGGTTTCATCAGCTCGGGAGAAAACCGCAACATCTCCTCAGATTACATCAGCCCATCACTAGCACAGCGCTATTATAATGTCCGCTTCTTTCTAGATGGCACGCGGAATTGCTACACCTTGAGATCCTTGGTTGCCGGAAACAAGTATTTTGTTCGTGCAGCGTTCTATTATGCAAATTATGATGGCCTGAACAAGCTTCCTGTTTTTGATCTATACATGGGGGCAACTTATTGGCATGAAGTTAAGTTCAGGGATGCAGGTGCGATTAATTGGATGGACATCATAGTTGTGGCTCCTGCTGATTACCTGCAAGTTTGTTTGGTGAACAAAGGGATGGGAACTCCGTTTATCTCTGGGCTGGATTTGAGGCCACTGAAGAGTACTCTTTACCCAGAGGCAAATGCTAGTCAATCCCGGGTGCTGACCAATGCCAATCGGTTTAACATGGGGCCCACAGACAAGTCTGTAGTTCG GTACCCATTGGATCCCCATGATCGTATCTGGTTGACATATGGTGCCATCCCAACCTGGAACGAGGCATCCGCTACATCTGTTGTTCGGAATTACCTTACTGATCCCTATGATGTGCCATCTGCCGTCATGCAAAATGCCGCAACACCTTCCAATAGTTCAATAATTAATTTCTCATGGGATCCATCTGATCACTCTGTGAATATCAGCTCCAGATACTTCTTTGTTTTCTACTTTGCTGAGTTGCAGAGTGTAGCGAGCAATGAACTGCGGCAGTTTGATATCATTGTCAATAACAGCACATGGAACAAAAAACCTTATACTCCACCATACCTATTTGCTGATTCCTTTTCTGGTATGGTTCAGGGGCAAGCGCAGTATGACATCTCACTTGTTGCTACAAAGAACGCAACACTCCCACCTATTCTCAATGCCATGGAGATATATTTGGTGAAACTGATAGATGAAATTGCAACAGACCCTGGAGATG CTAGAGCCATGATCGCAATCCAAGAAGCTTTTGGTGTGTGCAAAAATTGGATGGGTGACCCATGTGCTCCAAAAGCTTTTGCATGGGAAGGATTGGACTGTACTGATCCTCCAACTGGTATTCCAAGAATAACAGCATT AAACTTGTCTTCAAGTGGGTTGGCCGGTCCCATCACTACCTCTTTTGGAGATCTGAAAGCACTCCAGTACCT GGATTTGTCACACAATAACTTGTCtggctccattccaaattatctTGGGCAGCTTCCATTTCTAGTATTTCT GGATCTCTCCAGCAATGATCTTTCTGGATCAATTCCTTACAGTCTTCTTCAAAAATCCCACAATGGGACTCTATCACTAAG GCTTGGTAACAATTCAAATTTATTTGGGAACGGTACTTACTATGGATCAGGCCCAAAGAAAATGGATGGGGCACTTCTCTCTGCGATAATCATTCCAATAGTTGCTGCCATTGCCTTATTTGTTATCTTCATTGTTCTGCTGCTCCGAACACTCAAGGAAAAAG CTAGGAGAAGGGTTGCTGATCCTAAAGATGAAACAACATTACTTGAGAACCGAGAATTCTCTTACAGAGAACTGAAGCATATTACAAATAACTTTAACCTAGAGATTGGCAAAGGTGGGTTTGGAGCTGTCTTCCTTGGTTACTTGGAAAATGGAAAGCCAGTCGCTGTGAAATTACGGTCAGAGTCATCTTCACAAGGGGGCAAAGAGTTTCTGGCTGAGGTAAATGGGAATGAACTTAAAGAACTAGATGTGCCACGTTTCCACTTAAGCTCTCCCCATGAGATATGA
- the LOC136475708 gene encoding endoglucanase 5-like: MSDVSVRFVVAAVAVAAISLAAAVSAASAAHDYGDALHKSLLYFEAQRSGRLPYNQRVRWRGHSGLTDGLEQGVDLVGGYYDAGDHVKFGLPMAFTVTLLSWGILEYGGGVADAGELAHALQAIKWGTDYFLKAHTAPTELWAQVGDGDSDHYCWQRPEDMTTSRRAYKVDADHPGSEVAAETATAMAAASAVFRAAGDAHYAHLLLHHAQQLFEFADTYRGRYDDSVDVVKSYYPSSSGYQDELLWAALWLHRATGRRDYLRYALDNAEAFGGTGWAVSEFSWDIKYAGLQVLASQLLVEAKEQRLRLSAEEVAVVEQLRSKAEYYVCSCMNRNHGGAKHNAGRTPAGLLFIRPWNNLQYVSGAAFLLTVYSDVLSSLGQPLRCGGSGDDDGEPAARSAAGDAGEVLAFAKSQADYILGTNPMRTSYLVGYGAAYPRQVHHRAASSASYSHDRDFIGCLQGFDSWYSARRENPHDLVGAVVGGPNGEDVFNDHRGAYMQTEACTYNTAPMVGVFSKLMQLEGQSPRPEVAAAAATEAPAEDL, translated from the exons ATGAGCGACGTGTCCGTCCGCTTCGTGGTGGCGGCCGTGGCGGTGGCCGCCATCTCGCTAGCCGCCGCCGTGTCCGCCGCGTCGGCAGCGCACGACTACGGCGATGCGCTGCACAAGAGCCTGCTCTACTTCGAGGCGCAGCGGTCGGGGCGGCTGCCGTACAACCAGCGCGTCCGGTGGCGGGGCCACTCGGGGCTGACGGACGGGCTGGAGCAAGGCGTGGACCTGGTGGGCGGGTACTACGACGCCGGCGACCACGTGAAGTTCGGCCTGCCCATGGCGTTCACCGTCACGCTTCTCTCCTGGGGCATCCTCGAgtacggcggcggcgtggcggacGCGGGGGAGCTGGCGCATGCGCTGCAGGCCATCAAGTGGGGCACCGACTACTTCCTGAAGGCGCACACGGCGCCCACCGAGCTGTGGGCGCAAGTTGGGGACGGCGACTCCGACCACTACTGCTGGCAGCGGCCCGAGGACATGACCACGTCGCGGCGGGCCTACAAGGTGGACGCGGACCACCCGGGGTCCGAGGTCGCCGCCGAGACtgccaccgccatggccgccgcgtccGCCGTGTTCCGCGCCGCCGGGGACGCGCACTACGCGCACCTGCTGCTCCACCACGCGCAGCAGCTGTTCGAGTTCGCCGACACCTACCGGGGACGCTACGACGACAGCGTCGACGTGGTCAAGAGCTACTACCCGTCCTCCAGCGGGTACCAGGACGAGCTGCTGTGGGCGGCGCTCTGGCTGCACCGCGCCACCGGCCGCCGCGACTACCTCCGCTACGCCCTCGACAACGCCGAGGCGTTCGGCGGCACCGGATGGGCCGTCTCCGAGTTCAGCTGGGACATCAAGTACGCCGGACTCCAGGTCCTCGCATCCCAG CTGCTGGTGGAGGCCAAGGAGCAGCGGCTGCGGCTGAGCGCggaggaggtggcggtggtggagcagCTGCGGTCCAAGGCGGAGTACTACGTGTGCTCGTGCATGAACCGGAACCACGGCGGCGCGAAGCACAACGCCGGCCGCACCCCGGCGGGGCTGCTCTTCATCCGACCCTGGAACAACCTCCAGTACGTCTCCGGCGCGGCCTTCCTCCTCACCGTCTACTCGGACGTCCTCTCCTCCCTGGGCCAGCCCCTCCGCTGCGGCGGCtctggcgacgacgacggcgagcccGCCGCCAGGTCCGCGGCCGGCGACGCCGGCGAGGTGCTGGCGTTCGCCAAGTCCCAGGCCGACTACATCCTGGGCACGAACCCGATGCGCACCAGCTACCTGGTCGGGTACGGCGCGGCGTACCCGCGGCAGGTGCACCACCGCGCGGCGTCGAGCGCGTCGTACAGTCACGACCGGGACTTCATCGGCTGCCTGCAGGGGTTCGACTCGTGGTACAGCGCGCGGCGGGAGAACCCGCACGACCTCGTCGGCGCCGTCGTCGGCGGGCCCAACGGCGAGGACGTCTTCAATGACCACCGCGGCGCGTACATGCAGACCGAGGCCTGCACGTACAACACGGCGCCCATGGTCGGGGTCTTCTCCAAGCTCATGCAGCTGGAGGGGCAGTCGCCACGGCCGGaggtggccgcggcggcggcgacagagGCGCCGGCGGAGGATCTTTGA